In a genomic window of Brettanomyces nanus chromosome 1, complete sequence:
- a CDS encoding uncharacterized protein (EggNog:ENOG41~BUSCO:EOG093432ZL), whose product MNSSTHKGHSRQSYNLLPRPDSFIEVSDEDDTSFEPMPGHPNPTYETPSGIYKQSPNSEDSNSPPPQTFLSEDNPSTASTIPSISFTPGGSPAQGFAQSFYQFQNASASSLQAPRRGRNHVRTGSSASTHYVPTNALFPRSPPLDRGSPVRSLSPQVVQSDTTKIDGAIASAGSTPFTFGSGSLNGSAPLPKPSHRRGHHYKHSSVSMNMFQQPERKEPAEELPLYPVPTITDVLSGITTSQRLKLAWCGMQLGLATLCCCLGFQYGNICLSTLSHVVFYDAFGNLLSVVVLILTNFVVWKSSSLKYPFGLGRIEVLVGFGLSISMVFVGVDLLSHVIEEVIIDTASVAGTQDYAAGPPISLHHIHETKEGPQLNAILYECLIALVVFVSVFSSYVVCGSKDTTNSNGDDEPMNSPRDTGSIFSGRRARASAKRLSSITLEAPKKQTILNRLNSTRNGINVYTTALTVLYSVYCICYPLIHASASIELMSQISTVILSLLILAFGYRLIDRLGNTLLLKSPSESLEQRIIRNIQQLDVYRPNYRIDEFLISKVNHKIFIIVLKMQMPGASDDDEAKFRFYTSRIIRSLMYRSLNGELDFPEQKEPDRRYLVALLNLDASFDTMDGSGEQFELTIDINRM is encoded by the coding sequence ATGAATTCATCTACTCATAAAGGCCATAGCAGGCAGTCTTACAATTTGCTTCCTAGGCCGGATTCGTTTATAGAGGTCAGTGACGAAGACGATACCTCTTTTGAACCAATGCCTGgtcatccaaatccaacTTATGAGACACCCAGTGGCATTTACAAGCAGTCACCGAACAGCGAAGATTCTAATAGCCCACCTCCTCAAACTTTCCTTTCCGAGGATAATCCATCAACGGCGTCTACCATACCTTCTATATCTTTCACTCCTGGTGGCTCCCCAGCTCAAGGCTTTGCGCAGTCCTTCTACCAGTTTCAAAAtgcatctgcatcttctcttcaggCTCCAAGACGTGGTAGAAATCATGTTCGTACAGGTAGTAGTGCGTCAACTCATTATGTCCCCACAAACGCTCTTTTTCCGCGCTCACCTCCTCTGGACCGTGGCTCTCCGGTCAGATCCCTTTCTCCTCAAGTCGTGCAGTCAGATACTACCAAAATAGATGGAGCTATTGCTTCTGCGGGTTCTACTCCTTTTACTTTTGGTTCAGGTTCTCTTAATGGCTCGGCACCATTGCCCAAGCCCTCTCATAGAAGAGGCCACCACTATAAGCACTCCTCCGTCTCCATGAACATGTTTCAACAACCTGAACGCAAGGAGCCTGCCGAAGAACTTCCTCTCTATCCTGTTCCAACGATAACTGATGTTCTTTCTGGTATAACTACCTCCCAGAGGCTCAAACTCGCCTGGTGCGGGATGCAATTGGGCCTTGCAACGCTTTGCTGTTGTCTAGGTTTTCAGTACGGTAATATTTGTTTAAGCACGCTCTCTCATGTGGTTTTTTACGATGCTTTTGgaaatcttctttctgttgtGGTTCTTATTCTGACCAATTTCGTGGTCTGGAAGAGCTCCTCTCTCAAATATCCATTTGGCCTAGGAAGAATCGAGGTTTTGGTTGGCTTTGGACTCTCAATTTCGATGGTTTTTGTCGGGGTCGACTTGCTGTCCCATgttattgaagaggttATTATAGATACGGCTTCAGTGGCTGGAACACAGGATTATGCTGCTGGTCCCCCTATCTCCTTGCATCACATACATGAAACCAAAGAAGGTCCTCAGCTCAATGCGATACTCTACGAGTGTCTCATCGCTCTTGTAGTGTTTGTGAgtgttttttcttcctatGTTGTTTGTGGATCTAAGGATACGACAAATTCGAACGGAGATGATGAACCGATGAACTCACCGAGAGATACAGGCTCTATTTTTTCAGGAAGACGTGCTCGAGCTAGCGCTAAGCGTCTTAGTTCTATTACTCTTGAAGCCCCGAAGAAACAGACAATACTAAATCGGCTCAATTCCACAAGAAATGGTATCAATGTCTATACCACGGCTCTTACTGTACTATACTCTGTTTATTGTATATGCTACCCATTGATCCATGCTTCTGCCTCCATTGAACTGATGAGCCAGATCTCTACTGTTATTCTTTCCCTGCTCATACTTGCATTTGGTTACAGATTAATAGACAGATTGGGTAATAcccttcttttgaaaagcCCTTCTGAATCGCTTGAGCAGCGCATTATTCGCAACATCCAACAGCTTGATGTGTATCGACCAAACTACAGAATAGATGAATTTCTCATCTCAAAGGTCAACCACAAGATTTTTATTATCGTACTGAAAATGCAAATGCCAGGTGCatctgatgatgacgaagcCAAATTCCGGTTTTACACATCAAGAATTATTCGCAGTTTGATGTACAGATCACTAAATGGAGAGCTTGACTTTCCCGAGCAGAAAGAGCCCGATCGTAGATATTTAGTGGCTTTGCTGAACCTTGATGCCTCTTTTGATACGATGGATGGGTCCGGAGAACAGTTTGAACTTACTATAGACATTAATCGGATGtaa
- the HUB1 gene encoding ubiquitin-like modifier hub1 → MIEVSCNDRLGKKVKVKCLPSDSVGDFKKVLGLQIGTDASKIVLKKGYMIYKDHITLEDYEIHDGSNLELYYA, encoded by the exons ATGATCGAAGTGAGCTGTAACGACAG ACTAGGAAAAAAGGTGAAAGTGAAATGTCTTCCCTCAGATAGTGTTGGAGACTTTAAGAAAGTACTCGGTCTTCAAATCGGAACAGACGCCAGTAAGATTGTGTTGAAAAAGGGATACATGATTTACAAAGATCATATTACATTAGAGGATTATGAAATACACGACGGGAGCAACTTGGAGCTATACTATGCATAA
- the PPG1 gene encoding Putative serine/threonine protein phosphatase gives MTCSGFQSDGNNTLNLDECLECLYKGQLLSEPVIEQLCFKLKELLIKDSNIVHIQSPITLVGDIHGQFFDLLEIFKIGGYPPDTNYLFLGDYVDRGYHSVETISLLIVLKLKYPSRVTLIRGNHESRQITTNYGFYTECATKYGAESKVWKLFTDLFDFLVLSAIVDNTLFCVHGGLSPNVQTIDSILVIDRFKEIPHDGPMADLVWSDPDIELLNFRISSRGAGYQFGVNVVNRFLQLNGFERIYRAHQLCNEGYQIFWKGKVNTVWSAPNYCYRCGNKASILEIFDKLSSDPKGYRFNVFDASPDSEKEFLQIENVDNDFDYDDERDGLNTDGINNGGGWQNIATGAPENRMIKKAPYVEYFM, from the coding sequence ATGACGTGCTCTGGTTTTCAGAGTGATGGCAATAATACGCTTAATCTGGATGAATGCCTTGAATGTCTTTATAAGGGACAACTATTGAGCGAGCCCGTAATAGAGCAGCTCTGTTTTAAGCTAAAGGAATTGCTCATTAAAGACTCTAACATTGTTCATATTCAGTCACCTATCACGCTGGTAGGAGATATTCATGGCCAGTTTTTCGATTTACTGGAGATATTTAAGATAGGTGGGTATCCACCGGATACAAATTACCTTTTTTTAGGCGATTATGTGGACAGAGGATATCATTCAGTGGAGACGATATCGCTACTCATAGTTCTCAAGTTGAAGTATCCCAGCAGAGTCACTCTTATTAGAGGTAACCACGAATCGAGACAGATTACCACCAATTACGGCTTTTATACAGAATGTGCGACAAAGTATGGAGCCGAATCAAAGGTTTGGAAGTTGTTCACTGATTTATTTGATTTCTTGGTGCTCTCTGCTATAGTGGATAACACCTTATTTTGCGTTCATGGAGGATTATCTCCAAATGTTCAGACCATTGATTCGATTTTGGTGATTGACAGATTCAAGGAGATCCCGCATGACGGTCCCATGGCAGATCTTGTTTGGAGCGATCCGGATATCGAGTTACTCAACTTCCGAATATCATCACGTGGTGCAGGATACCAGTTTGGCGTCAATGTGGTGAATagatttcttcaactgaaTGGTTTCGAGCGAATTTATAGAGCTCATCAACTTTGCAATGAAGGTTATCAGATCTTCTGGAAGGGTAAAGTCAATACCGTTTGGTCTGCTCCCAATTACTGCTACAGGTGTGGTAATAAAGCTTCAATTTTAGAGATATTTGATAAGCTTTCGTCCGATCCTAAAGGATACAGGTTTAACGTTTTTGATGCTTCTCCAGATAGTGAAAAGGAATTCCTACAGATAGAAAACGTAGATAATGACTTTGACTACGATGATGAAAGGGACGGCCTTAATACAGATGGAATTAATAATGGGGGTGGTTGGCAGAATATCGCCACTGGTGCCCCAGAGAACCggatgataaagaaagcTCCATACGTGGAGTATTTCATGTGA
- a CDS encoding uncharacterized protein (MEROPS:MER0026471~BUSCO:EOG09341I7M) has protein sequence MSVESTLKPLFSQIDSLKPNFIERLRHAVSIPSVSGDEDLRPSVIKMGEFLKSELEKLGADEVQLKHLGTQSDAIKKGLALPPVVVSRFGRDPTKKTVLVYGHYDVQPAFKEDGWNTEPFEMVEKDGKLLGRGSTDDKGPVIGWLNVLEAHRAAGIELPINLITCFEGMEESGSIGLDQLIHDEADKFFKGVDVVCICDNYWLGTKKPVLTYGLRGVNYYQMTVEGPAADLHSGIFGGIVYEPMTDLIKVMSQLVDEKGNILIPGINDMVAPLTSKEEDLYKDIDYDVEELGKATGAEDISVYQNKKDILMHRWRYPSLSLHGIEGAFSGAGAKTVIPAKVSGKFSIRTVPDMESEKLTKLVYNYSEKVFAELHSPNKFSIVLVHDGDYWLSNPFNEAFTAAKNATKLVWGVEPDFIREGGSIPITLTFENELKTSAVLLPMGKGDDGAHSINEKLDIKNYIEGIKTMSAYLHFIDGHPRNYKYTQYFNNLNYDGRMFEKNGDSATAKYYKSHRVYRPQMMKGEENSGHMGLMRSRFNSFINVPSVFSDTILTGLAYHAGLNLGPNVYLLGGLQCLTRQKYETYLCGLTKNFSIPPQNVTIKFDYDLPLPLTKDKLINLASIPNSNIYKYSSESNTMSKVMDTTNCDGFSPLLCSAVAAISESSFITYGGLQLHTSVTYPDSNHAVVERKLIPSNDFWMFDSRRISLRPIRISVHPTYSANDPIAIARFGHKLSSVTLEQNNEVTHPHHNDRVSNLDGDNRGGLQIGSSPCSPHQSSPRFSKPALVLVMGGYRTSDSSGGSQSFVAMNDLWKCEIFFNRSEFSDEAICCPIGNFDLISDKYSYMIDDQANSLPPITASYHFGGVINHYNGCDWPKPRGFFTMELIERPDVAKYYNQLRDSSPLSSSSVSVESPVSPMSLSSPISAELDIGISASSDSSSPNESLYRHPVGIPSVHAQFPSRISTSQSNKSNALRSIATRMSSSSGSQLSSSRNTSISALSYGSPTNPSEGAHTHKNKFLGSRMLIIYGGSSTVYTRLVSSDGCRSHFSWKEMLGDVWWFDFQSERWKKLDTYYEGKKVELKVCGHDVSANNQHMMMLGGLQPNNIFGNWGQVKDIIEKEDPRQVIDSDRLQKCRKLIEIYRQKEESLNTSITDKMGCIGFHPLNKSTKTGEKFSDSRGYYTSFVLNLETCRWEAVDFLFVKRMRAFLDGKSNMLYACSPMMKLDSKLILFGGDVRKIDVATHKERSDDCQNIYGGNIMEVYSPFLKI, from the exons ATGTCTGTTGAATCCACCTTAAAACCTCTCTTCTCTCAGATCGATTCACTTAAGCCTAATTTCATCGAAAGATTACGCCATGCCGTTTCCATCCCCTCTGTTTCGGGCGATGAAGACCTCAGACCTAGCGTCATCAAGATGGGTGAATTCCTCAAATCTGAGTTGGAGAAATTGGGTGCTGATGAGGTCCAATTGAAACATTTAGGCACTCAGTCCGATGCAATCAAGAAGGGCCTAGCTTTGCCCCCTGTTGTGGTTTCACGTTTCGGTAGGGATCCTACCAAGAAGACCGTTTTGGTCTACGGTCATTACGATGTTCAGCCTGCATTTAAGGAGGACGGTTGGAATACTGAGCCATTTGAAATGGTCGAGAAGGACGGCAAGTTACTTGGCCGTGGTTCCACGGACGATAAAGGACCTGTCATTGGCTGGTTGAACGTCTTGGAAGCTCACAGGGCAGCTGGAATTGAGTTACCTATCAATCTTATAACGTGTTTCGAAGGTATGGAGGAAAGTGGATCTATCGGCTTGGATCAGCTTATCCATGATGAAGCTGACAAGTTCTTTAAAGGTGTCGATGTCGTCTGTATCTGCGATAACTACTGGTTGGGAACGAAGAAACCAGTTCTTACGTACGGCCTCAGAGGTGTCAACTATTACCAGATGACCGTTGAGGGTCCTGCCGCCGATTTACACTCGGGTATCTTTGGTGGTATTGTCTATGAACCAATGACAGACTTGATTAAGGTGATGTCTCAATTGGTCGACGAGAAGGGAAACATCCTCATTCCCGGTATCAATGACATGGTTGCTCCTCTTACTTCcaaggaggaagatttgTATAAGGACATCGATTACGACGTCGAGGAGTTGGGTAAAGCTACTGGTGCTGAAGATATATCCGTCTACCAAAACAAAAAGGACATCTTGATGCATCGTTGGAGATATCCTTCCTTATCTCTTCACGGAATCGAAGGAGCATTTTCAGGTGCTGGTGCAAAGACCGTTATTCCGGCAAAGGTTTCCGGAAAGTTCTCCATTCGTACCGTTCCAGATATGGAATCCGAGAAGTTGACCAAGTTGGTTTATAACTACAGTGAAAAGGTGTTTGCTGAATTGCACTCTCCCAACAAGTTTAGCATTGTACTAGTCCATGACGGTGATTACTGGTTGAGTAATCCATTCAATGAAGCATTTACTGCTGCTAAGAATGCCACCAAATTGGTTTGGGGAGTGGAACCTGACTTCATCAGAGAAGGAGGTTCTATTCCTATCACTCTTACCTTCGAGAACGAGTTGAAGACAAGTGCTGTTCTTTTACCTATGGGTAAAGGAGATGATGGTGCCCACTCTATCAACGAGAAGCTTGATATTAAGAACTACATCGAAGGCATTAAAACCATGAGTGCCTACTTGCATTTTATTG ATGGCCATCCCCGCAATTACAAATATACTCAATATTTCAACAACCTCAACTATGATGGTCGCATGTTCGAAAAGAATGGTGATTCGGCTACTGCAAAGTACTATAAGTCCCACCGTGTTTATAGGCCGCAGATGATGAAGGGTGAAGAAAACAGTGGTCATATGGGCTTGATGCGATCGCGGTTCAATAGCTTCATCAACGTTCCCTCCGTTTTCAGCGACACCATTCTGACAGGGCTCGCGTACCATGCGGGACTCAATTTGGGACCTAATGTATATTTACTGGGGGGTCTCCAGTGTCTGACAAGACAGAAATACGAGACGTACCTATGCGGGTTGACCAAGAACTTCTCCATCCCACCACAAAATGTTACAATCAAGTTCGATTACGATCTTCCCTTGCCTCTCACCAAGGATAAGCTCATCAACTTGGCCTCAATTCCTAATAGCAATATCTACAAGTATTCGAGTGAGTCAAACACCATGTCGAAGGTGATGGATACTACAAACTGCGACGGGTTCAGCCCTCTTCTCTGTTCTGCTGTCGCTGCCATTAGCGAATCATCTTTTATTACATATGGAGGACTGCAATTACACACTTCTGTGACTTATCCGGATTCAAATCATGCCGTTGTGGAACGGAAACTGATACCGAGTAACGACTTTTGGATGTTTGATTCACGCAGAATCTCTCTCAGACCAATTCGAATCTCTGTCCATCCGACTTACAGTGCTAATGACCCCATTGCAATAGCCAGATTTGGTCACAAGTTGTCTAGTGTCACGTTAGAGCAAAATAATGAAGTCactcatcctcatcacAATGACAGAGTCAGCAATCTTGATGGGGATAACCGCGGAGGGTTGCAGATTGGCTCTTCACCTTGCTCACCGCACCAGAGCTCTCCCAGATTTTCGAAACCAGCGCTTGTACTTGTGATGGGAGGTTATAGAACTTCTGACTCTTCTGGAGGCTCTCAATCATTTGTTGCGATGAACGACCTCTGGAAGTGTGAGATCTTCTTTAATCGCAGCGAGTTTTCTGATGAGGCTATCTGCTGCCCGATTGGAAATTTCGACTTAATCAGTGACAAATACAGTTATATGATCGATGATCAGGCCAATTCGTTGCCTCCTATCACTGCCAGCTATCATTTTGGTGGTGTTATAAATCATTACAATGGATGCGATTGGCCTAAACCTCGTGGTTTCTTTACTATGGAATTGATAGAACGGCCCGACGTGGCAAAATACTATAACCAGCTGAGAGACAGTTCACctttatcgtcatcatcggTCTCTGTAGAGTCACCAGTCTCCCCCatgtctctttcttctcccaTATCTGCGGAGCTGGATATAGGGATTTCCGCATCTTCTGATAGTTCAAGCCCCAACGAATCCTTATACAGGCATCCTGTCGGTATTCCCTCGGTGCATGCGCAGTTTCCCAGCAGAATATCTACTTCTCAGTCTAACAAGTCGAATGCCCTTCGAAGTATAGCCACCCGAATGTCGTCCTCCAGTGGGAGTCAGCTGTCGTCTTCTAGAAACACATCTATTTCGGCATTATCCTATGGATCTCCTACGAATCCTTCAGAGGGTGCTCATACCCACAAAAACAAATTCCTTGGCTCTAGAATGCTCATTATATACGGTGGTTCCTCTACAGTATACACTAGACTTGTCTCCTCAGATGGTTGTAGGTCACACTTTTCCTGGAAAGAGATGCTTGGGGATGTCTGGTGGTTTGATTTCCAGTCGGAGCGCTGGAAAAAGCTTGATACTTACTATGAGGGTAAAAAGGTCGAGTTGAAGGTCTGTGGCCACGATGTGTCAGCTAATAATCAACATATGATGATGTTAGGAGGATTACAACCCAATAATATTTTTGGAAATTGGGGTCAGGTGAAAGATATAATTGAGAAGGAGGATCCTCGTCAAGTCATAGATTCTGACCGGCTGCAGAAGTGCCGAAAATTGATTGAAATCTACCGTCAAAAAGAGGAGTCTTTAAACACCTCTATTACAGACAAGATGGGCTGCATAGGATTTCATCCATTAAATAAATCTACTAAGACTGGCGAAAAGTTTAGCGATAGTCGAGGCTACTACACTTCGTTCGTGCTCAACCTTGAAACGTGCCGCTGGGAAGCCGTCGATTTCCTTTTTGTGAAGAGAATGAGGGCTTTCCTGGATGGAAAGTCTAACATGCTATACGCCTGTTCTCCAATGATGAAACTGGATTCCAAACTAATCCTCTTTGGAGGTGACGTACGGAAGATCGATGTCGCGACACATAAGGAAAGGTCAGATGATTGTCAAAATATTTACGGTGGGAACATCATGGAGGTTTACTCTCCGTTCTTAAAAATATAA
- the ASN2 gene encoding Asparagine synthetase (BUSCO:EOG09341MLV~MEROPS:MER0034539) has translation MCGIFAAYQVPDVKAFKPKALEYSKRIRHRGPDWSGNKVVNNTILCHERLAIVGLESGAQPIASSDGRYILTVNGEIYNHIKLRSELSEYDFQTLSDCEVIIPLVEKYGIDAPKYLDGLFAWVLYDTKEDRIVAARDPVGITTLYMGRSSKSPKTVFFASELKCLVDECDEIISFPPGSVYDSNTDKITRYFRPDWFDENRIPHKPLDYLAIRHSLERAVRKRLMAEVPFGVLLSGGLDSSLVAAIAARETAKANYECPSSTNLTEKTGKTLTGMDDAGHLRLSSGWSAQRLHSYAIGLPGAPDLGAAQKVAKFIGTIHHEHNFTLQEGFDALKDVIYHLETYDVTTIRASTPMYLLSRKIKAQGVKMVLSGEGSDEIFGGYLYFAAAPSADEFHTECVKRVKNLHLADCLRANKSTMAWGLEARVPFLDKEFLQLCMNIDPKYKLIDQKSGKIEKYILRKAFDTSDDPSEKPYLPKEILYRQKEQFSDGVGYSWIDGLKDLADKQISDEEFAHPKPEWGDDKPHTKEAYLYRVFFDQLFPSKAAASTVMRWVPKAEWGCAEDPSGRYAKIHDASVLPENK, from the coding sequence ATGTGTGGAATATTTGCTGCTTATCAAGTGCCGGATGTTAAGGCTTTCAAGCCGAAGGCTCTCGAGTACTCCAAGAGAATCAGACATAGGGGTCCAGATTGGTCCGGTAACAAGGTTGTTAACAACACCATTTTGTGCCATGAAAGATTGGCTATCGTCGGTCTTGAGTCTGGTGCTCAGCCTATTGCCTCAAGTGATGGTAGATACATTCTCACTGTTAACGGTGAAATCTACAACCATATCAAATTGAGATCTGAACTTTCTGAGTACGATTTCCAAACTCTGTCTGATTGTGAAGTGATTATTCCTTTGGTTGAAAAGTACGGAATAGATGCTCCAAAGTACTTGGATGGTTTGTTTGCATGGGTTCTTTATGACACTAAGGAAGATAGAATTGTTGCTGCCAGAGATCCTGTTGGCATCACCACTTTATACATGGGAAGATCTTCCAAGAGTCCAAAGActgttttctttgccaGTGAACTTAAATGCTTAGTGGATGAGTGCGATGAaattatttcttttcctcctgGTAGTGTCTACGACTCGAACACTGACAAGATCACTCGTTACTTCAGGCCTGATTGGTTCGACGAAAACAGAATCCCTCACAAGCCACTCGATTACTTGGCTATTCGTCACAGTCTAGAGAGGGCTGtgagaaagagattgatggCTGAGGTTCCGTTTGGTGTCTTGCTTTCTGGTGGtcttgattcttctttggttgCTGCTATTGCTGCCAGAGAGACCGCTAAGGCTAATTACGAGTGTCCATCATCCACAAATTTGACTGAAAAGACCGGTAAGACTTTAACTGGTATGGATGATGCGGGTCATCTTCGTTTGTCCTCCGGTTGGTCTGCACAGAGATTGCACTCTTATGCAATTGGTTTGCCCGGCGCTCCAGACTTGGGTGCTGCCCAGAAGGTGGCCAAATTTATTGGAACCATTCACCACGAGCATAACTTCACTTTACAGGAGGGATTTGACGCTTTGAAGGACGTCATCTATCATTTGGAAACTTATGATGTCACTACCATTCGTGCCTCTACTCCAATGTATCTTTTGTCCAGAAAGATCAAGGCTCAAGGTGTGAAGATGGTTTTGTCAGGTGAGGGATCCGATGAGATCTTCGGTGGTTATTTGTACTTTGCCGCTGCACCAAGTGCGGATGAGTTCCATACTGAGTGTGTTAAGAGAGTCAAGAATTTACACTTGGCAGATTGCTTGCGTGCCAATAAATCTACCATGGCCTGGGGTTTGGAGGCTCGTGTTCCATTCCTTGATAAGGAATTCTTACAGCTATGCATGAACATTGATCCGAAGTACAAGTTGATTGATCAGAAGTCtggaaagattgaaaagtACATTCTTAGAAAGGCATTTGATACTTCTGACGATCCTAGTGAAAAGCCTTACTTGCCAAAGGAAATCCTATATAGACAGAAGGAACAGTTCTCTGATGGTGTCGGTTATTCGTGGATTGATGGTCTAAAGGATTTGGCAGATAAGCAGATCTCTGACGAAGAGTTTGCCCATCCTAAGCCCGAGTGGGGTGACGATAAGCCTCACACCAAAGAGGCTTACTTGTATAGGGTGTTCTTTGATCAGCTTTTCCCATCTAAGGCTGCAGCATCCACCGTCATGAGATGGGTTCCAAAGGCCGAATGGGGTTGTGCAGAAGATCCTTCTGGAAGATACGCCAAAATCCACGATGCTTCTGTTCTGCCAGAGAATAAATAG
- a CDS encoding uncharacterized protein (BUSCO:EOG09341O5Z) → MNLALLDPFAVASDFPETLTETLSYGYSTVVKFNRKGDYLASGLVDGTIVIVDKETNNTILILRDHVRAITSLSWSPCGRYLLSSSKDWKVNLWDLKTGRVIRFVVFDSPIWNCMMVPSHLYQFCAALVDDDPVFVDMEDEKNAKIIRLRTESIVDSAQVSTGGESDERESSVPTYKKRNLKKHMTLTCVHRHGERMVVNSGDKTLRQYKIGLDFCEFEMEQKYQDVVNKIQYNSVKFSHDSDYMCASTLGSTHDIYIWETKMGSLVKILEGSKEELIEVDWNYRCCCIAATGMDSGMIYLWSVVMPQKWSNLAPDFEEIEENIDYEEKEDEFDLIDSDRDSDRIDAEEQSDVDVITREEKDARGFPFIDSFVIETRLEDGHE, encoded by the exons ATGAACTTGGCACTACTGGATCCTTTTGCTGTTGCCAGCGATTTTCCAGAAACTCTCACAGAAACCCTTTCTTATGGCTATTCTACAGTGGTAAAATTTAACCGCAAAGGTGACTATCTCGCTTCAGGGTTGGTCGATGGAaccatcgtcatcgttgATAAGGAAACCAACAACACAATTCTGATACTTAGAGATCATGTGAGGGCCATCACATCATTGTCGTGGTCACCCTGCGGACGCTACTTGCTTTCTTCGTCCAAGGATTGGAAAGTGAATCTTTGGGACTTGAAGACAGGGAGAGTGATCCGATTCGTCGTATTTGACAGCCCTATTTGGAATTGCATGATGGTTCCGAGCCATCTATACCAGTTTTGTGCCGCTCTTGTTGACGATGATCCTGTCTTTGTAGATATGGAGGACGAAAAAAATGCTAAAATTATTCGACTACGCACAGAGAGTATTGTGGACAGTGCTCAAGTATCCACTGGTGGTGAATCGGACGAGCGAGAATCATCCGTTCCAACttacaagaaaagaaatctgaAGAAGCATATGACATTAACATGTGTA CATAGACA CGGAGAGAGGATGGTCGTTAACAGTGGAGACAAGACATTGAGGCAGTATAAAATTGGATTAGATTTCTGCGAGTTCGAGATGGAACAGAAATATCAGGATGTGGTGAACAAGATCCAATACAACTCGGTAAAGTTCAGTCACGATTCAGATTATATGTGCGCATCCACTTTAGGATCAACACATGATATCTACATTTGGGAAACAAAGATGGGATCGTTGGTGAAGATCTTAGAGGGATCAAAAGAGGAGTTGATTGAGGTGGATTGGAATTATCGCTGTTGTTGTATAGCGGCGACGGGGATGGATTCCGGAATGATATACCTGTGGTCGGTAGTGATGCCACAAAAGTGGTCGAATTTGGCACCTGATTTCGAGGAGATCGAGGAAAACATCGATTACGAGGAAAAGGAGGACGAGTTCGACTTGATCGATAGCGATAGAGACTCGGATAGAATAGATGCGGAGGAACAGAGTGACGTCGATGTAATAACCagggaagaaaaagacgCAAGAGGCTTCCCATTCATAGACTCATTTGTCATAGAGACTAGGTTAGAGGATGGGCATGAGTAA